caaactagaatacgctgCTTCCATTTGGGACCATAGCTGTGCTAACCTAACCTGTTCCCTTCAGCTTGTCCACAATAACTCCGTTCGTTTCATTCTGCATAACTGCCATCGTACTGCCAGCATAACACCATTGAAACGCATGCTAAACCTTCCTTCAGTAGCTTCTCGTGAGAAATTTTCTCGAGTTTGCTTATTGCATAAAATTTTTCATATTTGTCGCAAGATTCGCAGCGCGCTCATCCCTTCGCCTTCGTACATCTCATCTCGTCTGGAAAACGCACACAAGGTTGGAATTGCTCCACTCAGGACGAAAACATGCAGCAACTCCTTCTTTCCTCGAACATCCCAAGACTGGAACCACATTTTCGGATCGATTGCCAGCACTGTAGACATTATTCATTTTAGAACCGCACTAGCCACCATTATATATGTCTATCATTAATTTGTCTGATTCGTGTTATCTTTTCTGTATTGTAATTATCTCATTCAactactcccctctgtaatgcccatGGCCTTGAtgggaaaataaataaataaacataatattccggagcccttcactacggcaccaccTTCTTCTGAATGAAGAGGTAAATATTTTTTACTGATTTCTTTTTTGGcaattaaaataataaaatcaCAGTTAAATACCCAGGTCATAGCAGTTTACAGTGTAAGGATTGCTCCGCGACTTTCTGAAAAACAGCTTCTGTTGTCTCTTTTGCAAAGAATGCCACCCGGCTCGTCTCAAGCGGTAGCTTTAACACAGGAGGGATTCAGCCTTCTTCGTTCAGTTCGATCAAGATAGGAAACTCCagtgtgtaggcacaaaagcgacaGTACCGTTCTGGCGTCCAGAAGGATGTTTTCGTGGTGGGTAACCTTTGAGAGAAATGCGCCACTGTCGCCCTGATATGGTTGAGATATTTTTTATGGCTGCTAGACAGCGTTGCTGTACCGTTCTTTCCTAAGGTCGCAATCCTGAAAAGCACGCGTGGATGGAAAAGGGGCGTACTGCTCGCGGCGTTGGCTCAAGCGCCGCGAACAGACGGCGATGAGGAGATAGGAACTTTAAGATCTCTGGCCCTTCTGATGTGGTTGAGGAGGTATATATATTCCATAATACTACAAGAAAACGTTGAGTGAGAATTAAGTCCTCCAGGCGACGTCATAGCGAACGAATTCCAACTTTTGAATACACCATCCGGCATTGAGATAGCGACACCACACTCTGTAAAAGACGCTCATAAGGGGCTTTTATTGGTTCAGTCATCCATCTTCCTTACTCTTGGCAAGTGTGGTTTATGGACGCAATTCAACCGCCGCTCGGCTCTGTGCTAGCTTGGGAGTCGAATCGTGGTGCTAGCAGTCGAGGAGCACAAATTAAAACACTTCATTGCGTTCCTTCAGTGCATCCCGAAGCGCCTTACGGAATGTCGAGAAGAATCCTTGCATCCACAATTCCGAGAACAACGATGGGAAGAGCTTGCTCAACGCTACGCTAGAAATCTTGCCGAAATCACCGAGGCCCTCCACAACAAAGTCCACGTTGTATATCATCACTGGCATCGTAGAGAATTCGCCGTCCATCGAAAGGTACGTCCCACTGCTTCCCTCTCTGTCAACCATGAGGTGTAGAGTGAACCGCGTGAATTCAGCTCTCAGCTGCAGCTTGCCCTCATCTCCGGAGCAAACCCTCCACGGAGCAGTACATTCGACCTCGCCCTCGTTGATCAGTTCCACCTGGACCATGCTTGAGCCTTTCTTGCAGTAAGGAATGACTGGTCCGGATCGCTGAATCTTGTTCATACCGGTCACATTCACGTCACCGAATTCTAGGCCATCAAAGATTGGAGTGTAGCCTCGTTGGCCCCCCGGAAAATAGGATTTTGGTATCTTCTCCAGCAGTTTGTCAACTTCGTCCTCAAGATCAATGTCCGGCAAGTCACATTTGgcacctgaaaagaaaaaaagatatttgAAAGATAAAAATGTAGCACTCTTATTCATGAGTGCAGTTGTTACATGTGCCTACAGCATGCCAAGGTTCCTCATCATAAAGCTGGCTCCACATGGACTAGGAACTTGTGCTTGTTGTGCGAATGAAGCTACACAGTTGAATAGTCAGCTGCTCAGCTCACATAAATAAGAAATTGTAGATGATGTCGATATAGCTTCAATGATTCAATAATGAGCCAAAGATTAATAGAGAAGTAGCAAAACGAA
This region of Amblyomma americanum isolate KBUSLIRL-KWMA chromosome 5, ASM5285725v1, whole genome shotgun sequence genomic DNA includes:
- the LOC144132864 gene encoding uncharacterized protein LOC144132864 isoform X2, encoding MAFVKVLAAVVLLALGVAAGPFNSKGAKCDLPDIDLEDEVDKLLEKIPKSYFPGGQRGYTPIFDGLEFGDVNVTGMNKIQRSGPVIPYCKKGSSMVQVELINEGEVECTAPWRVCSGDEGKLQLRAEFTRFTLHLMVDREGSSGTYLSMDGEFSTMPVMIYNVDFVVEGLGDFGKISSVALSKLFPSLFSELWMQGFFSTFRKALRDALKERNEVF
- the LOC144132864 gene encoding uncharacterized protein LOC144132864 isoform X1, with the protein product MPPRHRSWCQYLRTPAEERCGEEDSYLVPLQAAVHFYRFQLHGRPKKLSLKESPRNMAFVKVLAAVVLLALGVAAGPFNSKGAKCDLPDIDLEDEVDKLLEKIPKSYFPGGQRGYTPIFDGLEFGDVNVTGMNKIQRSGPVIPYCKKGSSMVQVELINEGEVECTAPWRVCSGDEGKLQLRAEFTRFTLHLMVDREGSSGTYLSMDGEFSTMPVMIYNVDFVVEGLGDFGKISSVALSKLFPSLFSELWMQGFFSTFRKALRDALKERNEVF